One Thermococcus sp. EP1 DNA window includes the following coding sequences:
- a CDS encoding molybdenum cofactor biosynthesis protein B, with translation MSHEEHKAKAPKKFKFAVITISDTASLGKREDLSGYYIIEELKKEGNDNVYYAVVPDEKLKIIKAVIEALEKADVVITTGGTGITRRDITIEALRPLFDKELVGFGEIFRLKSYEEVGTAAVLSRATAGIIRDKESKVVFCLPGSLNAVKTALEIIKREAYHILKHARE, from the coding sequence ATGTCTCATGAGGAACACAAAGCAAAAGCACCCAAGAAGTTTAAGTTTGCTGTTATAACCATAAGCGATACTGCAAGTCTCGGGAAGAGAGAAGATCTAAGCGGATATTATATAATTGAGGAATTGAAGAAGGAGGGGAATGATAACGTTTATTATGCGGTAGTCCCAGATGAGAAGCTTAAGATAATAAAAGCCGTAATTGAAGCCCTCGAAAAGGCCGATGTTGTGATAACTACTGGTGGAACAGGGATAACAAGAAGGGATATTACAATTGAAGCTTTGAGGCCTCTTTTTGATAAAGAACTCGTGGGGTTTGGTGAGATTTTCAGATTGAAGAGTTATGAAGAAGTTGGAACTGCAGCAGTATTAAGTAGAGCAACCGCTGGGATAATAAGGGACAAGGAGAGTAAAGTCGTTTTTTGCCTCCCAGGAAGTTTAAATGCTGTGAAAACTGCTCTTGAGATAATAAAACGAGAAGCGTATCATATTCTAAAGCATGCACGGGAGTAG
- the trm10 gene encoding tRNA (guanine(9)-/adenine(9)-N1)-methyltransferase → MKKLGDILKEVLKEKGIEKIGSLSRRIPNRSSDKPLQEIAIALLENKGVIVQVNEPTTIAWDLEGRQTDKALFAYVPSNSSHLHKFKVIITGNDLREKISQSKWPYFVIDLMHWDKHTEKEKKKVALQASQSYGVIRDYLWGDRLALTWVNEEFKKLANFPLNKITSYEGSTAEFLKKEGIDEVVLLDPWAEKDLSKEDFSTGAFIIGGIVDTGGTKKKTTPKIGEELERVGIKVKRRKISLKGDVIGVPDRINLILELLLKMVVEGKDMDKAILEVQSPLHAKWRLRKELPKHKIRFLIDGRKFLIVEKELFDEYSKWLNIRWEDFVQVLRELGFVALERKRIQHLNKISTPRIINGKLYRVILLKRAEMLCYNC, encoded by the coding sequence ATGAAGAAGCTCGGCGATATTCTCAAGGAAGTGCTCAAAGAAAAAGGTATAGAAAAAATAGGGAGTTTGTCGAGAAGAATCCCGAATAGATCCTCCGATAAACCTCTTCAGGAGATTGCAATAGCTCTCTTAGAAAACAAGGGAGTTATTGTGCAGGTTAATGAGCCCACGACAATAGCATGGGATCTTGAAGGGAGGCAAACCGATAAAGCACTCTTTGCTTATGTCCCTTCAAATTCCTCTCATCTTCACAAATTTAAAGTTATAATAACGGGAAATGATCTCAGAGAAAAAATTTCTCAATCAAAATGGCCTTATTTTGTAATTGATCTTATGCACTGGGATAAGCATACAGAAAAGGAGAAGAAAAAAGTTGCTCTTCAAGCTTCCCAAAGTTATGGTGTGATTAGGGACTATCTATGGGGAGATCGCTTAGCTTTGACGTGGGTTAATGAAGAATTCAAAAAGCTTGCAAACTTTCCCCTCAATAAAATCACCTCATATGAAGGTTCAACTGCAGAATTCCTTAAAAAAGAAGGTATAGATGAAGTTGTTCTTCTTGATCCTTGGGCTGAAAAAGATTTAAGTAAAGAGGATTTTTCTACAGGAGCATTTATCATAGGTGGAATCGTTGACACTGGAGGAACGAAGAAAAAAACTACTCCAAAAATTGGTGAAGAATTGGAGAGAGTGGGGATTAAGGTTAAGAGGCGAAAGATATCCTTGAAGGGAGATGTAATCGGAGTTCCAGATAGAATAAATCTGATACTTGAATTGCTGCTTAAGATGGTTGTGGAGGGCAAAGATATGGATAAAGCAATTCTAGAAGTTCAATCACCGCTACATGCAAAGTGGAGGCTTAGAAAAGAGTTGCCTAAGCATAAAATCAGGTTTCTGATCGATGGAAGAAAGTTTCTGATCGTTGAAAAGGAACTTTTTGATGAATACTCTAAATGGCTCAACATAAGGTGGGAAGATTTTGTTCAGGTTTTGAGAGAGCTTGGGTTCGTAGCTCTGGAAAGAAAGAGAATTCAACATCTTAACAAAATCTCAACCCCACGAATAATAAATGGCAAGCTTTATCGTGTTATTTTGTTGAAAAGAGCCGAGATGCTTTGCTATAATTGTTAA
- the htpX gene encoding zinc metalloprotease HtpX — protein MGLGLWLRTGLLMAFLTGLLMAIGYVLGSETGMFFAFMFALFMNFFSYWYSDRIVLTWYRARIIEEEEAPELYEIVRGLAQEAGIPTPRIAIIPTDIPNAFATGRNPEHAVVAVTQGLLRILNRDELEGVIAHELSHIKNRDVLIQTLAAVMAGAIIMVGRWAGWMLWLGGFGGRDRDESAGGALGAILLIVLAPIAAMLIQMAISRAREYLADETGAKISGKPWALARALEKIEYYVSRKPLKDGNPATAHMFIVNPFKGVSFAELFSTHPPTYKRIERLRRIAENMGIAF, from the coding sequence ATGGGTCTAGGTCTATGGTTAAGAACAGGATTGCTTATGGCTTTCCTCACAGGTCTTTTAATGGCGATAGGATATGTCTTAGGTAGTGAAACTGGAATGTTCTTTGCCTTCATGTTCGCGTTGTTTATGAATTTTTTCAGCTACTGGTATAGTGATAGAATTGTCTTGACTTGGTATAGAGCTAGAATCATAGAGGAAGAAGAAGCTCCAGAACTGTACGAAATCGTTAGGGGGCTCGCTCAGGAAGCCGGGATACCAACTCCGAGAATAGCCATAATACCAACTGACATTCCAAATGCCTTTGCCACTGGGAGAAATCCAGAACATGCTGTTGTTGCAGTAACCCAAGGTTTGCTGAGAATTCTTAATAGAGATGAGCTCGAAGGAGTAATAGCTCATGAACTGAGCCACATAAAGAATCGTGATGTTTTAATCCAAACATTAGCTGCCGTAATGGCTGGAGCAATAATAATGGTGGGAAGATGGGCTGGTTGGATGCTCTGGCTTGGTGGATTTGGAGGAAGAGATAGAGATGAAAGCGCTGGAGGTGCATTAGGAGCAATACTTCTTATAGTATTAGCACCAATAGCTGCAATGCTGATTCAAATGGCAATAAGCAGGGCTAGGGAATATCTAGCCGATGAAACTGGGGCAAAAATAAGTGGGAAACCATGGGCTCTTGCAAGGGCACTTGAGAAGATTGAATACTATGTTTCAAGGAAACCCCTAAAAGACGGGAACCCTGCAACAGCTCACATGTTCATAGTAAACCCATTCAAGGGAGTCAGCTTTGCTGAACTCTTCTCAACTCATCCACCAACATACAAAAGAATCGAGAGACTCAGAAGGATAGCAGAGAACATGGGTATTGCATTTTGA
- a CDS encoding DUF3795 domain-containing protein: protein MEKNQMIAVCGLNCSECDIFRASDNPEIAQRIVNWFREERHIDVKIEDIHCLGCRGDRTKHWSPDCWILRCCVDEKGLEFCYQCEDFPCEKLSEWAKESKKYEEALNRLKEMGKRE from the coding sequence ATGGAGAAGAACCAGATGATTGCAGTTTGTGGTCTAAACTGCAGTGAATGTGATATTTTCCGAGCCTCAGATAATCCAGAGATAGCCCAAAGAATTGTAAATTGGTTTAGAGAAGAGAGGCACATAGATGTAAAAATCGAAGACATTCACTGTTTAGGTTGTAGAGGGGATAGAACAAAACATTGGTCACCGGACTGTTGGATACTTAGATGTTGTGTTGATGAAAAGGGATTAGAATTCTGTTATCAATGTGAGGATTTTCCGTGTGAGAAACTTAGTGAATGGGCTAAAGAAAGCAAAAAATATGAAGAAGCTTTAAACCGGCTTAAAGAGATGGGGAAGAGAGAATAA
- the glp gene encoding gephyrin-like molybdotransferase Glp codes for MREFKRLTPYKEALEMMLNDIEEVKEVEELPLDNALGRVLGEDIVSPIDLPPFNRSAVDGYAIRAEDTFQAREYAPIELEVIDEITAGMESEKEITNGKAIRLMTGNKMPNGANAVIMQEYAKREENKIYVLRPVAPGENVAFKGEDVKKGEVILKKGQILRPQDLSMLKALGFKTVKVKRKPKVGIIVTGDELIEDLSEKALESGKILDSNSTMLKGLVRDYFSEPVFYGVIPDDEELIRATLERAKCECDLVLITGGSAFGEKDYAHKFVKLLFHGCTNKPGRPIGYGERVFVMSGYPSAVFAQFHLYVKYALAKLAGANYKPIKIKATLMAKVPSSLGRHEFVKVYYEDGKAHPIRKKGSGIISALVESNGYIEVPEDSEGYKEGEDVWVTLY; via the coding sequence ATGAGAGAATTTAAGCGCTTAACTCCTTACAAAGAAGCCCTTGAAATGATGTTAAACGATATTGAGGAAGTAAAAGAGGTTGAGGAACTTCCTTTAGACAATGCTCTTGGAAGAGTTCTTGGAGAGGACATTGTATCTCCAATAGACCTGCCACCGTTCAACCGTTCTGCTGTGGATGGGTATGCCATTAGAGCGGAAGATACTTTTCAAGCAAGGGAATATGCTCCAATTGAGCTTGAGGTAATTGATGAAATTACTGCAGGGATGGAAAGTGAGAAGGAAATTACAAATGGTAAGGCAATAAGACTCATGACTGGTAATAAAATGCCCAATGGAGCAAATGCTGTTATTATGCAAGAGTATGCAAAAAGAGAGGAAAATAAGATTTACGTACTCAGGCCTGTTGCTCCAGGAGAGAATGTTGCATTTAAAGGAGAAGACGTTAAGAAAGGTGAGGTTATTCTCAAGAAAGGCCAAATACTTAGGCCCCAAGATCTCTCAATGCTTAAGGCTTTAGGATTTAAAACTGTCAAAGTTAAAAGAAAACCAAAAGTTGGAATAATTGTCACTGGGGACGAGCTAATAGAAGATCTCAGCGAGAAGGCTTTGGAAAGTGGGAAGATTCTTGATAGTAATTCAACGATGCTTAAGGGGCTTGTTAGAGATTACTTTAGTGAGCCAGTTTTTTATGGGGTAATTCCGGATGATGAAGAATTAATCAGAGCAACCTTGGAAAGGGCAAAATGTGAATGTGATCTTGTTTTGATAACCGGCGGAAGCGCTTTTGGAGAAAAGGATTATGCCCACAAATTCGTTAAACTTCTTTTCCATGGGTGCACGAATAAACCCGGAAGGCCTATAGGGTATGGAGAGAGGGTTTTTGTCATGAGTGGCTATCCCTCTGCAGTGTTTGCTCAGTTTCACCTCTATGTTAAGTATGCACTAGCCAAGCTCGCTGGAGCTAATTACAAGCCAATAAAAATCAAAGCGACCTTGATGGCCAAAGTACCCTCGTCCCTTGGAAGACACGAATTTGTGAAGGTTTATTACGAAGATGGCAAAGCTCATCCAATACGAAAGAAAGGAAGTGGAATAATAAGTGCTCTGGTAGAAAGTAATGGTTACATAGAAGTTCCAGAGGACAGTGAGGGGTATAAAGAGGGAGAAGATGTGTGGGTGACATTGTATTAG
- a CDS encoding class I SAM-dependent methyltransferase: MHELYTVLAEYYDAIYRRRAERVRDEINFVEEIFKADAKRDVKKILDLACGTGIPTLELARRGYEVTGMDLHEEMLEVAKKKAKRDGLTIELIQGDALEVDFNQEFDAVTMFFSSIMYFDEKDLKKLLNSVTKALKPGGVFVADFPCWFYGGSDGPIVWDESADGEKLVITDWRIVEPGLQKLHFKRLVQILKPNGETKAFFVDDTLNIYTPREMRLLAKEYFDEVKIYGHLKRRLDPNDRRYWLVGIK, encoded by the coding sequence ATGCATGAACTTTACACTGTTTTGGCTGAATACTACGATGCCATCTATCGAAGACGAGCTGAGAGAGTTAGAGATGAGATTAACTTTGTTGAAGAAATATTCAAAGCAGATGCCAAGCGAGATGTGAAGAAGATTTTAGATCTAGCCTGTGGCACAGGAATCCCAACATTGGAGCTCGCCAGGAGAGGTTACGAAGTCACAGGCATGGATCTGCATGAAGAGATGCTTGAAGTTGCAAAGAAAAAAGCCAAAAGAGATGGATTAACCATCGAGCTCATTCAGGGAGATGCCCTTGAAGTAGACTTTAACCAAGAATTTGATGCAGTGACAATGTTCTTTTCAAGTATTATGTACTTTGACGAAAAGGACCTCAAAAAACTGCTCAACTCAGTAACCAAAGCCCTTAAACCTGGGGGAGTTTTTGTTGCAGATTTTCCCTGCTGGTTCTATGGAGGGAGTGATGGGCCCATAGTATGGGACGAAAGTGCAGATGGAGAGAAATTAGTGATCACAGATTGGCGAATAGTCGAACCAGGACTCCAAAAACTACACTTCAAGCGACTTGTCCAGATACTCAAGCCAAATGGAGAAACTAAAGCATTTTTTGTTGATGACACACTTAACATCTACACTCCAAGGGAAATGAGGCTACTTGCTAAGGAATACTTTGATGAGGTCAAAATCTACGGCCACTTAAAAAGAAGACTTGATCCAAATGACAGAAGATACTGGCTCGTTGGCATTAAGTAA
- a CDS encoding adenylate kinase family protein — protein sequence MIIAISGTPGVGKTTVAKLLAKKLGYDYVDLREFALRYGVGEMKGEELEVEIDELAYYVERKLKGKDLVLDGHLSHLMPVDQIIVLRAHPKIIGERLKERGYSKEKISENVEAELVDVCLLEALDENENIIEIDTTNKTPEEVVDEILNLFEKGVKRRLGVVDWTKVYDEVIPYLDLGGGDEWV from the coding sequence ATGATTATAGCCATAAGTGGAACACCTGGCGTTGGGAAAACTACTGTAGCAAAACTCTTAGCAAAAAAATTAGGTTATGATTACGTTGATTTGAGAGAATTTGCCCTGAGATATGGAGTAGGTGAGATGAAAGGAGAGGAACTCGAGGTTGAGATTGACGAACTCGCATATTATGTTGAGAGGAAGTTAAAAGGGAAAGATTTGGTGCTTGATGGTCATTTAAGTCATTTAATGCCAGTGGATCAGATCATAGTGCTTCGAGCTCATCCAAAGATAATTGGAGAGCGTTTAAAAGAGAGGGGTTATAGCAAAGAGAAGATAAGTGAGAATGTAGAGGCCGAGCTGGTAGATGTTTGCCTGCTTGAAGCCCTTGATGAAAACGAGAACATTATAGAAATAGATACTACTAATAAGACACCTGAAGAGGTAGTTGATGAAATCTTAAATCTCTTTGAAAAAGGGGTGAAAAGAAGATTAGGTGTTGTAGATTGGACTAAGGTTTATGATGAAGTTATCCCCTATCTTGATCTTGGAGGTGGTGACGAATGGGTCTAG
- a CDS encoding deoxyhypusine synthase: MDPKKSVLKESSTEGIEEIPIVGPWLEDSKSLEEVIEKYTNLGFQATHLGKAIEIWKKIEKKRANGDEVRVFLGYTSNIISSGLRELIAYLVKHRKVDVIVTTAGGVEEDFIKALKPFLLGDWHVNDAEMREKGINRIGNIFVPNDRYIEFEKYMIPFFERILEIERERGILTASEVIYELGRYMDEKLGKEKEKSVIYWAYKNNIPIFCPALTDGSFGDMLYFFKEERGDKELIIDIANDIVKLNNLAITAKETASIILGGSLPKHAIINANLFRGGTDYAIYITTAIPWDGSLSGAPPSEGVSWGKIKAKADYVEIWSDATLVFPILVWMVMKE, encoded by the coding sequence TTGGATCCTAAAAAGTCAGTTCTTAAAGAATCGTCGACAGAAGGCATAGAAGAAATTCCAATTGTAGGCCCATGGCTTGAAGATTCTAAAAGCTTGGAAGAAGTTATTGAAAAGTATACTAACTTAGGATTTCAGGCCACTCACTTAGGAAAGGCTATTGAGATATGGAAAAAGATTGAGAAGAAGAGAGCAAATGGTGATGAAGTTAGAGTGTTCTTGGGGTATACTTCTAATATAATCTCATCCGGCCTTAGAGAACTTATTGCATATCTTGTTAAACATAGAAAGGTCGATGTTATTGTAACCACTGCTGGAGGCGTTGAAGAGGATTTCATCAAAGCACTAAAACCTTTCCTCCTAGGGGATTGGCATGTAAATGATGCTGAAATGAGAGAAAAAGGTATAAACAGAATCGGGAACATTTTTGTGCCCAACGATCGATATATAGAGTTTGAGAAATACATGATCCCCTTTTTTGAGAGGATCCTTGAAATTGAAAGAGAAAGAGGGATTCTGACAGCAAGTGAAGTTATCTACGAACTTGGAAGATATATGGACGAAAAGCTTGGGAAAGAGAAAGAGAAGAGTGTTATTTATTGGGCATATAAAAACAACATTCCGATCTTCTGTCCAGCTCTCACTGATGGATCATTCGGGGATATGCTCTACTTCTTCAAAGAAGAGAGAGGAGACAAGGAGCTCATTATAGATATTGCCAATGATATAGTTAAGCTGAACAATCTGGCGATAACAGCAAAAGAAACAGCCTCGATTATTTTAGGAGGTTCCCTTCCAAAACATGCGATAATTAATGCCAATCTTTTTAGGGGCGGGACAGATTATGCCATCTACATTACCACAGCAATACCTTGGGATGGTTCACTTAGCGGAGCTCCACCAAGCGAAGGGGTAAGCTGGGGCAAAATAAAAGCAAAAGCAGATTATGTTGAAATTTGGAGCGATGCTACATTAGTGTTCCCGATTTTGGTATGGATGGTAATGAAAGAGTAA
- a CDS encoding ATP-binding protein: MLDKTFLKRYIVGFHERDFSGIIPRELRVEAIPNRATVIIGPRRAGKTYYLLSLVDKENPERYLYVDFEHPIFHPMTPTDFLAVLDAYHELYPKIKHPIVMLDEVQAVPDWERIVRYLLDGGYTVYITGSSSKLLSREVATHLRGRSLTYTLLPLSFREFLRFKRVDYRGRDFYRNYTQISRLLEEYLHYGAYPEVALSSEGVKDNILKDYLDVLIKKDVLERHRIKNIHLLNELLYFSLHSYSKYVSFDSLYRLFKGRLKVTKRTIANYFSYLEEAFALFLVRKYERSPKARIVAPRKLYLIDTGLSIFGSKDLGRDMENVVFLELLRRTSGNPAMKVTYWKSSQGHEVDFVISEHGRVNELIQVSVKTIDEKTRRRELLALLHASEKLGCEKLTLITLDEEGIEDISLYGMKGRVKMVPLVKWLLGLSTGFEE; encoded by the coding sequence ATGTTGGACAAAACATTCCTCAAAAGGTATATAGTTGGATTCCATGAGAGGGACTTCAGCGGAATAATTCCAAGAGAGCTCAGGGTAGAGGCCATTCCCAACAGAGCCACGGTTATTATCGGGCCGAGAAGGGCTGGAAAGACCTATTACTTGCTCTCCCTCGTTGATAAGGAGAACCCTGAGAGATATCTCTATGTAGACTTTGAGCATCCGATCTTCCACCCTATGACTCCCACCGACTTCCTGGCCGTTCTTGACGCCTATCACGAGCTCTATCCGAAGATAAAGCATCCAATAGTTATGCTAGATGAGGTTCAAGCCGTTCCTGACTGGGAGAGAATAGTACGCTATCTCCTCGATGGGGGTTATACCGTTTACATTACGGGTTCTTCCTCAAAGCTTCTCTCAAGAGAGGTCGCCACCCATCTGCGCGGTCGGTCCCTTACCTATACACTGTTACCCCTTTCATTTAGGGAGTTTCTCAGATTTAAAAGAGTGGATTATAGAGGAAGGGATTTCTACAGGAATTACACCCAGATTTCTCGGCTCCTTGAAGAGTATCTCCACTATGGAGCGTATCCGGAGGTTGCTCTCTCCTCAGAAGGTGTTAAAGATAACATACTGAAGGACTATCTTGACGTACTGATCAAGAAGGATGTCCTCGAACGTCACAGGATCAAAAACATCCACCTGCTGAACGAACTACTCTATTTTTCACTCCACAGCTATTCAAAATACGTCTCCTTTGACTCACTTTACAGGCTCTTCAAAGGTCGGTTGAAGGTCACTAAAAGGACTATTGCAAATTACTTCTCCTACCTTGAGGAAGCCTTTGCCCTCTTTCTCGTGAGGAAGTACGAACGTTCCCCCAAGGCCCGTATAGTTGCTCCAAGAAAGCTTTACCTGATTGACACAGGCCTCTCAATTTTTGGTTCAAAGGATTTGGGAAGAGACATGGAGAACGTCGTTTTTCTTGAGCTTTTGAGAAGAACATCGGGTAACCCAGCAATGAAGGTAACCTACTGGAAGAGTTCTCAGGGACATGAAGTTGATTTTGTAATCTCAGAGCATGGAAGGGTCAATGAGCTAATACAAGTGAGCGTCAAGACAATCGATGAAAAAACAAGGAGAAGGGAACTTCTGGCATTGCTCCACGCATCAGAGAAGCTTGGTTGTGAGAAACTGACCCTCATAACGTTGGACGAAGAGGGAATCGAGGATATCTCGCTCTATGGAATGAAGGGCAGAGTCAAGATGGTTCCCCTGGTGAAGTGGCTCTTGGGACTCTCGACGGGTTTTGAGGAGTAA
- a CDS encoding valine--tRNA ligase, with the protein MLPKTYDPNEIEPKWQKFWLDEKIYKYKLDEKKPAYSIDTPPPFTSGTLHLGHVLSHTWIDIVARYKRMRGYNVLFPQGFDNHGLPTELKVEKEFGISKDQPEEFLKKCIEWTWQAIEAMRNQFIRIGYSANWDLEYHTMDNEYKALVQKSLLEFYKKGLLYQDKHPVYWCPKCRTSLAKAEVGYVEEDGYLYYIKLPISGEDDYIPIATTRPELMPACVAVFVHPEDERYKDKVGKKVKLPIFEREVPIIADEDVDPEFGTGAVYNCTYGDEQDVVWQKRYNLPVIIAINEDGTMNENAGKYKGLTAEQAKEAIVKDLEEMGLLYKKKQVHHRVLRHTERSSCRAPIELLPKKQWFIKVKEFTEDIVKVSEQIKWYPPDMFLRLKDWAESMDWDWVISRQRVFGTPLPFWVCKDCGEIIPAREEDLPVDPRFNGAPVDKCPKCGSTNLEGVKDVLDCWIDSSITPLVISKWQKDEKWFNHNFPTSLRPQGTDIIRTWAFYTIFRTYILTGEKPWDDILINGMVAGPDGRKMSKSYGNVVSPEEVIPKYGADALRLWTALAPPGEDHPFKWETVDYNYRFLQKLWNIFRFAERHIKDFDYEEYKDIELEPLDKWILSRLHRLIKFATEELEKYRFNLLTRELMTFVWHEVADEYIEMIKHRLYGENEESKIKAKTALYELLYNITLLLAPLAPHITEELYQEMFKERIGAKSIHLLEWPTYREDRISEEAEKLGKLASEVIGAMRRYKNSHGLALNAKLKHVAIYTLDNYDALKILEKDIAGTMNIEKLEIIKGEPELEEKIIEIKPNFKNVGPKYGKLVPKITKHLKENAEDIAKSLKESGKVEFEIEGQKIELGKDDIVIRKAVFSEGEEVETAVVKDAVILFF; encoded by the coding sequence ATGCTCCCAAAGACATACGATCCAAATGAAATAGAACCAAAATGGCAGAAATTCTGGCTTGATGAGAAAATATACAAATATAAACTTGACGAAAAGAAACCAGCTTATTCTATAGACACACCACCACCGTTTACCAGTGGGACCCTTCACTTGGGACACGTGCTCAGCCATACTTGGATTGACATAGTAGCAAGATACAAGAGGATGCGCGGTTATAATGTGCTCTTTCCACAAGGTTTTGACAATCATGGACTTCCAACAGAGCTTAAAGTAGAGAAAGAATTTGGGATAAGCAAGGATCAGCCAGAGGAATTCCTTAAGAAATGTATAGAGTGGACCTGGCAAGCCATTGAAGCCATGAGAAACCAGTTCATAAGGATAGGCTACTCAGCAAACTGGGACTTAGAATATCACACAATGGACAATGAGTATAAGGCTTTGGTACAAAAGTCTCTCCTAGAGTTCTATAAAAAAGGTCTCCTTTACCAAGACAAGCATCCTGTTTACTGGTGTCCGAAGTGTAGAACAAGCTTAGCAAAGGCAGAGGTAGGTTACGTAGAGGAAGACGGATATCTCTATTACATTAAACTTCCCATCTCTGGTGAAGATGATTACATTCCAATAGCCACAACAAGGCCAGAACTTATGCCTGCCTGTGTAGCAGTGTTTGTCCATCCTGAGGACGAGCGCTATAAAGACAAGGTAGGGAAAAAGGTAAAACTCCCAATATTTGAGAGAGAGGTACCAATAATAGCTGATGAGGATGTAGATCCCGAATTTGGTACTGGAGCAGTTTATAACTGTACTTATGGTGATGAGCAGGACGTAGTATGGCAAAAACGTTACAACCTGCCTGTAATTATAGCCATAAATGAAGATGGCACCATGAATGAAAATGCCGGCAAGTATAAGGGACTAACAGCAGAACAAGCAAAAGAAGCAATAGTAAAAGATCTAGAGGAAATGGGACTTCTTTATAAGAAGAAGCAAGTACACCACCGTGTCCTTAGACACACTGAGAGAAGTTCATGTAGGGCTCCTATCGAACTATTACCAAAGAAACAGTGGTTCATAAAAGTGAAAGAGTTTACAGAGGACATAGTAAAGGTATCCGAGCAGATAAAGTGGTATCCACCAGACATGTTTCTAAGGCTAAAGGATTGGGCTGAAAGCATGGATTGGGATTGGGTAATAAGTAGACAAAGAGTATTTGGAACTCCACTCCCATTCTGGGTATGCAAAGACTGTGGAGAGATAATCCCCGCTAGAGAAGAGGACCTCCCTGTGGATCCAAGGTTCAACGGAGCACCTGTAGATAAATGTCCCAAGTGTGGAAGTACTAATTTAGAAGGTGTAAAAGACGTCCTTGACTGCTGGATAGACTCCTCTATAACTCCATTGGTAATAAGCAAGTGGCAAAAGGATGAGAAATGGTTCAACCACAACTTCCCCACATCCTTAAGACCTCAAGGAACTGATATCATAAGGACATGGGCATTCTACACAATCTTCAGAACTTACATCCTAACTGGAGAGAAGCCTTGGGACGATATACTCATCAATGGTATGGTAGCTGGCCCAGATGGAAGAAAAATGAGCAAGAGTTATGGAAATGTGGTCTCACCAGAAGAAGTGATTCCAAAATATGGTGCCGATGCATTGAGGCTCTGGACAGCTTTAGCTCCCCCAGGAGAAGATCATCCTTTCAAGTGGGAAACCGTAGACTATAACTACCGCTTCCTCCAAAAGCTATGGAACATCTTCCGTTTTGCAGAGAGACACATCAAAGACTTTGATTACGAAGAGTACAAAGATATAGAACTTGAACCCCTTGACAAGTGGATACTCTCGAGACTTCACCGGTTAATAAAATTTGCCACCGAAGAACTCGAAAAGTACCGCTTCAACCTTCTCACTAGAGAATTAATGACATTTGTATGGCACGAGGTTGCAGATGAGTATATTGAAATGATAAAGCACAGACTCTATGGAGAAAACGAAGAGAGCAAAATTAAGGCAAAAACTGCACTATATGAGCTCCTTTACAACATAACCTTACTACTTGCTCCACTAGCACCTCACATAACCGAAGAACTTTACCAAGAGATGTTCAAAGAAAGAATTGGTGCAAAGAGTATACACTTGTTAGAGTGGCCTACATATAGAGAAGATAGGATCAGCGAAGAGGCTGAAAAACTTGGAAAACTAGCAAGTGAGGTAATCGGCGCCATGAGAAGATACAAGAACTCACATGGATTAGCGTTAAATGCAAAGCTTAAACACGTCGCAATTTATACACTAGATAATTACGACGCACTCAAGATCCTAGAAAAAGACATTGCCGGCACAATGAATATTGAAAAACTCGAAATCATCAAAGGGGAGCCAGAACTCGAGGAAAAGATCATTGAAATCAAACCCAACTTTAAGAACGTGGGACCAAAATACGGAAAACTTGTTCCAAAGATCACCAAGCATCTTAAAGAAAATGCAGAGGACATAGCTAAGAGCCTCAAAGAGAGTGGAAAAGTTGAATTTGAGATAGAAGGACAGAAAATAGAGCTTGGTAAGGATGACATAGTGATCAGAAAAGCCGTGTTCAGTGAAGGGGAAGAAGTAGAGACTGCAGTAGTTAAAGATGCTGTTATTCTCTTCTTCTAA